DNA from Toxoplasma gondii ME49 chromosome X, whole genome shotgun sequence:
CAGCGACGGAATTCACGGCTTGCTCAGAAacctctcgtttctcgagtCAAGCGATGCCACAGGAAAAAAGCCATTGCCAGAGATGCGTTCCTCTTAAAAAACCGGTCTCAAGTGTGAAATCTGCCAGCACACGGGCtacagggagacagaaacaactACAAATAAATACAAACAAATCTGCACGGTGTTGTCACACATCGTTGTGGAGACATGCAAATCTACCTGATGCATGTACACACCTATGAATATAGACACAAATGTAGAGTTGCCGATATCCACTGATCGACGTGGATATACATGCatctatctacatctatcaacatatatatatatatatatatatatatatatacatagagagagatatgtTTAGATAGATGCATAGATGTGTACAGATAGAGATTTAGATAGACAGATTCAGTGCTACAGGGATAGCTGTGGCTCGACGTGGATAGAGACAGCAGCATGTCGACTGTCTCTGTGCTCGGCCTGGATACCGTGAAGTTTCTCTTTGAAGGACTGCCTTGCTTTTTGAGTCGGAGTCTCCTCacctgtctttttttccagtCTCACGAAGAGATATGCCGTAGCGTTTCGACTTGGAAATGTCAGTTCACCCTTCAGGCGTCGAGCGAAGCTGCaaactgtttcttctttcgctctcagGTGTACCTACGGTGTCGAGTTCAGGTCGTCAGAGAGAAATCGAAGAGACACCCTTGGTTTCCGCGCATTTTTTCTGACTGTTGGTGTGGCCTCGAGTGAGAGCACTCCACGAAATTGTTTCCAGGCAACTTCTGCGCGTCGAGCAAATGCAAGTGTGCCGCAGACAAAGGAGCAGTTTGCCCTACTGCGACGACTACGTTACAGCTGCCCCCTGTCTACGGACATGAGCGCATCACTCTGTTTGGGAGTTCTTCAAAGCTGCCAGTAGGCGGTTTCCTGGAAAAAGTTGTACCACTTCCATATGAAGAACCTAGACGCGCCCTCTGTTCCGCCTCGCATACTCGAGCACTGCTTGTTGAACTCCGTGTGTCTGCAGTTCGTTGCGACACAGCGGggcgcagaagacgcagtcTTCACAGTGGAGAGTCCTGAAAACGAGCTGAAATTTCGTGATGGTTTGGAGACTTTTTAGCAGAGAATCAAGACTCCAGATTTTTTCTGCTCCAGCAAAGAGTTTGAAATTTCAGAGTTCCTGTGTTGACAACTCTAAAGAGTTAGACGGGGCATTCTGTCTCCTCAAACCTAACTGCGGTCGGCAGCTCTCATCGAATACCGTAAAAACTGTTCGAATTGCTTCTCCGGAGCACCGGCAACTGCTGCTCGCTTCCGTGTCTTCCGCGCTGCTTTTTGTCTACTTCAGTGAAACTTAAGCTTGTTTTCCACTACTGGTAACGATGTCGAAGCTCTGCGCTCGCTCCTGAGTTCCGGTTCTCCAGATCCCTGGGCAGCAGAGGGTGGGCTGAACAAGAGGCTCTCTGAAAGCGAGACGCGTCTCGGGGATCCGTCGAAGAAAATACTTGAAGACTTTTGCAGGCAACGACACGGCATGCACGTCAAGATGTTTTTCACGGCAAAAAACGAACCGGCGACCAGAGACTTGCGACCACGAAGTCGCTCTCCCTCAGCTCCctcttcactcttcttcagcgctcgaactcttcttctttttcttcttctcacgaACTTCCTCCTCAGCGTCTCCGTTCTCAGAGCCCTGCGACAGCCggcgcttcctctcgctctcttcctcctctgcttctcgagcTTTCTTCTGCAACGCATGCAATTCACACAAAATAACACCATGACTCATGCAAATCTACACGCGTGtataacatatatatatataagtataaatatttacatatatttatatatacatacacatataagtgtgatatatataaatatatattcatatatatatatatatatatatgtacacaaaTGCATATGGGGAATGCTCCATGCAACAAACATGCGGGGGAAAAGGGATAAACATGGGCGTCTTCTGCACTAGGTAGCAGATACGTCAGCGACTGGATGCTTTGGAAAAACggctttcctcccttctcgcttGTTGTTTATGCTGGGGAACGCAAGTTTCGCCGCTGGAGTCCACGCTTATGTatgtgcagagagacgccgtcGTACCTtgagtttcttttccttcttccttcggcgtcgttcttcttcgtcttcgtcgacaGGTTCCTCTTTCACTCGAGgctgctcttcctccttcactGCAGcttccgtcgcctctccgttttctgtctcctcagagcCACACAACTTGGGGAGATATCTGAAGACTCACACGCGAGACAAGACGCGAGcagtggagacagcagagctCGCCGGAGACCGCAAGAAAGACGCAGTCCTTGTGCGAAACTCAGTGTTCTTTCATCGCTTTAGGccagcgacgagagaagcaaaacgaaaaacaacgGCGAATAGAAACGTCACACTCCAGTCTTCTACAAAGGAAATCTCGCACCACAGACGTCCCTAGTAGTAACAACTCACACCAACTCGGCTCTCTCGCAAACGTATATTcatatctctctatctatatctgtatctatctatatacatTGATAGATATTGTATGTATTCGATCTGTAAATGTATAGGGAAatgtatatgaatatgaATATGGGTATGTGTGCAAGTGTGTCAATGAGCactgaggagaaaaaaccatTCTTTCTTTCGCACATAGCCTGGATCTCTgagttcctctctgtctcggcacgcaggagaaagaaaccgaCATGCATAAACATGTAGTCCCTTGTTTATATGCGAAAGGGGTGTTCCGGCGCGTTTCGTTCATTTCTCGAGTGACGTTTGCACCTCTACTAGCACCATCTCGCGCTTTCCTCAACGTCTTTGAGTCAGCGCTTCGCATGCGCGGCGCTGGCCCTCAACGCCTCACCCTTCGCTCTTGAGCCACGAGGCGGGAGTCTTCTCGTTCGGTTTCCCCTTCTTGTCCAGAAGACCTGCGAGaatcatcttcttcttctcactcgCCCGCGGACCGTAGCCCCAGCGCATGTCGTACGTATCTCGGTCCATCAGGACGCGCTTGACGGTAGACACGACGCCGTGGTCCACAGTTGCGATGACGCTGGAAGTCATCTGCGCGACCCCTGAGAAAGGCGACCGAGAGGAGTCACGAAACAGCCACACATAAATTCATACATTCATACATACAtccatacatacatacatacattcatacatacattcatacatacatacattcatacatacattcatacatacatacatacattcattcatacatacatacattcatacatacatacattcatacatacatacattcatacatacattcatacatacatacattcatacatacattcatacaCTCATACACAAGGGCGTCCACGGCGGCAGAGTCGCGCCGACGAAAGACCTCGCgagtctcctcgcctccggaACCCCCGGGGGACGAGCAAACTGTGCAGATTCACGAGACTCGCGGTACGTCGCCTGGTGCCAATGAAAGAGTCGCGTTGttggaagaaggaaacagacacaaaaaggaaaaaccgCAAGACCACTGCGACCTCTCTTCAGTCGCACACACCACGCGGACCTGGCCGCCGACACAGCCACGAAGCTCTCTCCacaaaaacgaaagaagcgCAAAGTCACCCCCACCGGTTTCCACCTCAAAGACACACAAGACGCAAAAACATCTCGacatccacatatatatatatatatacatacaactatatatatttatatgtatttatggatgtatatacatatacgtatatatatatatatatgtacgtaaAGTGTGAATGCACGCATGTCTTACCGAGAGCAATGGCCTCGCCCTTGGTGGTCATGAGGACGACTTCTTGGTGGACTTCGATGCCGCTTTCGAATCGGAGGACTCCAGGAATCATGAGCTTGGCTCCGTAGCAGATGGCGTTGACGCAGCTGTCTTTGACGACGATTCGGGGGAAGCCAGTGAGGAGGAGTTCGAGCGGGAAGATCGTCCGGCGCAGGTACGTCTCATCGCGCGTACTGTCGTAGACATGCATCGCGTCCAACACATCATGCATGGTCACCAGATGGTCGCGCTCGCCCAAGTTTCCACTCCTCACTCGACGCAGTTCTTGCATGTGAGCTCCACACCCAAGCACCAGGCCCAGGTGGACGCAGAGCGTCCGAATGTACGTCCCGGCTTCGCACTTCGCCCAGAACACAGCCATGTGGCGCTGTTCGTCGTAGTCCAGCAGCCGCGACGCGTAAATCGTTctggaaacgaagcagagccGTCGCCAGTCGACAATGGACAAACTCGCAACCGTCGTACACGAAACGTCCGAGACACGAACGTCTCGTGACATGTAAACCATGTGTGGCCATGCGCCTTACACGAGGTCACAAAGACATGCTCTACCAATACAGAGTTTAACCATTTAAatttataaatatatctatatatatgtctgtgtaGGTATATGTAGGTATATGTCTATGTAGGTATATGTAGGTCTATGTCTATGTAGAGGTCGATTGATATGATAAACAGTGGGGCCATCAATGCAGATGAGTGACATCTGTTCATCTACTGTGTATGCATTTATTTATTGATGCACATGGTTACAACCGCTGCAGTTCGACGGTGAATGGACAGGAGGTACGAGAGATGATGAGGAAAGAGTACAGACAGCGCGAAAGGTGAAGAGACGCAAGTCCTTccgcttctgctctttcttcgctgcgtctccacaTGGTGCAGATGAAGTTCTCTTTTGCCACCCTTCGTTTAGCACCGGGAATGACGGTGGGAGTTCGAGTTGCATGCGACTTCAAGcaaaagacgaaagcgaaCACTCACCGAATGCGCAGCTGTCTCTTGACGGCGGCGACAACTGGGGGTCTCTGAAACAACGCTCCCGTGAGCGTTTCGAGCGCCTGAGAAAGtgcgaaaaaaggaaaaacgatCCTCGCAAAGATGAGCAGGACGCATGCGAAAGATCCAGCTCCTTTCGCCACTTGAAAACTTGAGTGACAGCGCCTTCCAGCGACGTCTAAAATTCGTATTTAGCGTTTAGACCCTCTGAAGCGACACGGACTACAGTAACATCGACAATTCCAAATTAGAGAAGACTTTATCGCATCAAAGCAAAGCTTCACGCAGGACCGGCGGCCCTGAAACTGCTGGCGTTCTCCAGTGCTAGAGATGTAACGGCTACGGTCGAAACGCCTCGTCTTACGCGAGCAACCTTCGCCTTGCTCTCCGGCTTCGCATGAAATCGAATAATGCAGACGTATTCCTTTCCTGCAGACTGCTGAGACTTGACCAGGCGCGTGGCTCTGAAAAAAAAttgaagaaaaacaactcCACCGTTCCGACACTTTGAAACGCTGTTCACAGCTAGGGAGTCTGCGAGCCTCAAAAGCGACAGGAGCGCCTACCTGCAGAGAAAATCGGGACTACCTTCCCACCGCGTCCAAACACAGATCCGCCGCTtccatacatacatacatacatacatatatatatatatatttatatgtacatacatatatatatatatatatatttatatatacatgcatatatatatatatatatttatatatacatgcatatatatttatatatatatttatatatatatatatatatatgagccAAATAAATGGCCACATCTCATACGCAAGTTTCGATAGCTATGCCCGACACAGACATCCACTTCTACATTtatttatacatgtataaaCACATATAACTACACATAtactatacatatatttatatatatatatatatggctgTACATAGAGATGTGCATGGTCGATATAAATCCTATTTCAAAGTGTAGATGTTTGCacagatacagatatgtGTGTCTGGGGAGCTCGACCTGTTgatgcagacgagaagacagcCGGTGACTTTGGGATCGAGTGTGCCGCTGTGACCCGTTTTCTCGACGCGGAGAATCTTTTTTAGCCAAGCAACAACTTCATGGCTCGACGGATTCGCAGGCTTGTCCAGATTCATCGCCCCGTAGTTGATGTATTGCTGCAGAGGGCGGCAGAGCGGCGAGCATCCGTGAGGCAGCGGCGTATAGTGGCCGGTCCTCACGTTCAGGCGGTCGTAGTGCTGCGGGGACAGCAACAGCAACCGAGAAGAcaatggagaagaaaaaccagCAGAAGGACGCGGAGGGGGAAATAAGAAATTGGGGAAAAGGTAAGAAAGCGAagtagagaaagagaaaaagagacgagagaccgCGAcgacaaagcagagagagaccggcgaaggagaagaacagagagcggTGAACAGAGGGAGGGGGGAGCGAAAAGCAAGACAAACTGAGAGGAaatggaagagagaaatcgagGTCGAATTTGCAACAAACTCGACAAGTAACAGTCCATAAGAAAAAGGCTcgggaaagaggagaaagagagaacggagaggagaaaagaaaaaagaaaagatggagagagacaaggagatTTCAAGATAAAGGGAGACATGGAGAAAAGAATGAAGACCGTGCATGCAATGGCTTTGACAAGAGTGGAGGAAGAccgggaggagagggaggaagaggacaacagagaacaacagagaagcTCAGCAGTtgcgagctgcagagacagaaagaggacaGGAGGGAGACCGCGCATCTTCAGGCGACAGAAACGTGGTtgagaaggggaaagaaggaagaaggagaaaagagaaaagacagcggAACGAATACCCAAGACAATCGccaagaaaggaaggaaaggctGCTTTTCCCCCATGCTAGAAATGGCGTCTTTAACATAGATTTCTCGACGCTGAAACTGTGTTCAGCGTGCCACCGGATGCATCTGTGGTGACAGAGttgacgaagaaaggagaggccgaggaagacgacagaaaaactgacacggcggagagaggacgagatTCACTCCGATATTTCTTTCCACCGAAGGTTTACAGTTTGAGTTCTTACTTTAAGGAGCAGAGGCCATTTACTCGTATCAATGGGGGGAGAGGAGCTGTTGGGCTCAATGGCGTAgttgtctgttttcttctttttcttccctccctcGGTGCCTGCTGAGGCCACCAGACCGGGGTCGCTGGTCGCCTCCTTCATGGCGGATACACGAGACGAGCGAgcggaagacggagaggcagacgcagagggtGCCGGCTTGTGCTTTCGACTTTggagagaaagtcgagaacTTTGTgtaaaaacgcagagaaagaggcaagcGAAACAAGACCTTcagggagaaagaactgTGCGACAGCGGAAAGGAACAGCGCGGGGAGTTCCCCGAGAGATGGTCGCGGGGTCAAACGGATTTCTTCacgtgtctgtacaccgcgCCTTCGTCACTTTCAGACGAAGCGGAAAAAACGGGGACTTTGGGGAATTTGCGCGACAGACAAGGTTTCcgaagaagtcgacgaaaagccccgagaaaaaggacgCATCAAAAGAGTAGGAGGGCGGGGACAATCGacggaggcggagacgctTTTCATGAGGAGACAcggggagaacgagagaaattCACGACAGCAAAAAAGCGGAGAcaacgcggaagaagcggcaaCAAAGCAATTTCGTCGCAGCGAAAACGATGACAAAAGAGCGTCGCGAAAAGCACGATTCTCGAGAGGACGGAACCCCCGCAAAAGGCGTCCAGGTTGTCTGCCGAACTCTGTTCCTGGCCTGAAAGGAAGGCTAGATCGCGAGGCCCAACGCGCAGGCAAATACATTAGAAAAGTTCTCGGTAGAAAGCCCCGAGAGAAAACCTGCGACTGATGATGACAAGGACGGCAGAGCACGGAAAAGCCAGCGCTGTGTGGggcttgtctctcctctctgcgaaGCCTGGGCACACCACCGGCTGGAACGCGAATGCGCGAAAAATAGCGGTTTTTGCGGGAAGTTGCCCAGTCGGAACTTCCGGTTGCTTGCGGGATCGACCGAGTCTGAGTTTTACAGCTCCTTTCCTGGacttcttcggcgtctcctcgacagaaaactactccttctctgtcgacgAAGGCCGTAAACACGCTCTTGGCGCGCAACTGACCTCACCGCTGCTCTCCCCGGTCGCTCCGAAAACCTTGCGAATCTGTTCCTTCCGGACTGCGGGGATTTTCGCTCAGTCGTTTGTTCAGTGCGAGTCGCGAAGTTACTTGCACAGTTCACGCGTTTCCCAGGAACTCTTCCCGGGAGCTTGCGACCACTCGAAAATCCCGGAAGCCCGGTGGACTGCTCTCGCCGCTCATCGTGACACACTTCAACAAGGCATGCGAGTTGCTGAAAAAGAGTTTAACGGGTTTTCCCGTTGTTCTTTCGCGGGTCGTgtggaggaaagaaagggagcgGAACGCAGAACTCGTCTCCAGGGCGAACAAGTTTGGCCGTGCAGAGGGGTAAACCAGAGGTACGAAGAAGCTGTGGCATGTTTGGGGGATAT
Protein-coding regions in this window:
- a CDS encoding rRNA pseudouridine synthase (encoded by transcript TGME49_214210) codes for the protein MKEATSDPGLVASAGTEGGKKKKKTDNYAIEPNSSSPPIDTSKWPLLLKHYDRLNVRTGHYTPLPHGCSPLCRPLQQYINYGAMNLDKPANPSSHEVVAWLKKILRVEKTGHSGTLDPKVTGCLLVCINRATRLVKSQQSAGKEYVCIIRFHAKPESKAKVARALETLTGALFQRPPVVAAVKRQLRIRTIYASRLLDYDEQRHMAVFWAKCEAGTYIRTLCVHLGLVLGCGAHMQELRRVRSGNLGERDHLVTMHDVLDAMHVYDSTRDETYLRRTIFPLELLLTGFPRIVVKDSCVNAICYGAKLMIPGVLRFESGIEVHQEVVLMTTKGEAIALGVAQMTSSVIATVDHGVVSTVKRVLMDRDTYDMRWGYGPRASEKKKMILAGLLDKKGKPNEKTPASWLKSEGYLPKLCGSEETENGEATEAAVKEEEQPRVKEEPVDEDEEERRRRKKEKKLKKKAREAEEEESERKRRLSQGSENGDAEEEVREKKKKKKSSSAEEE